A region from the Pempheris klunzingeri isolate RE-2024b chromosome 17, fPemKlu1.hap1, whole genome shotgun sequence genome encodes:
- the bri3 gene encoding membrane protein BRI3 — MVDSKPLLRDRPPAYNAVPGAYEYGPPPQPGYGAIPSPAPPPYPYPDGQGYPSAQMGPAVSHQPYTGTYTIIQPSVVVVGGCPACRVGVLEDDFTCLGILCAIFFFPLGLLFCFALRQRRCPNCGATFG, encoded by the exons ATGGTGGACAGCAAACCTCTTCTCCGGGACAGACCTCCCGCCTACAACGCCGTCCCCGGGGCTTATGAGTACGGGCCGCCGCCGCAGCCCGGCTATGGGGCCATCCCCTCGCCGGCCCCGCCGCCATACCCGTACCCCGACGGCCAAG GATACCCATCAGCCCAGATGGGCCCTGCTGTATCCCATCAGCCCTACACTGGGACTTACACCATCATACAGCCCTCTGTAGTGGTGGTGGGAGGCTGTCCTGCCTGcag agttGGTGTCCTGGAGGATGACTTCACCTGCCTGGGGATCCTGTGTgccatcttcttcttcccccTGGGGCTCCTCTTCTGCTTCGCGCTGCGTCAGAGAAGGTGTCCCAACTGTGGCGCCACCTTCGGTTAG